Part of the Ictalurus furcatus strain D&B chromosome 19, Billie_1.0, whole genome shotgun sequence genome, GCAGAGTAGAGAGTGGGCACAGGACCCAGTGGcccactgaatggtttgatgaaaatgaaaatgatgtacAATGAAATTGACATACAATGGCTGGCATAAGTATCCACCCCTACTgaacttttccatattttgGAGTGTTACAGCCTGCAATGTTTGCTCCAAGGTCCTTATATAACCATCACTGAGTTTTGGTGGACACCTATAGGCAGagaaatggtacatttacatttatggcatttggcagacgcccttatccaaaacaacttacatatatctcattttcacaactgagcagttgatggttaaggtccttgctcaagggccaaacagtggaagcttggtggtgctgggatttgaactcatgacctcaTCTGGTCAGAAGTCCAATGCCTTAACTACTGAACTACCAATGGTACTGCCaaattctttccattttttaaataatggatgtAATGGTCCTCCATGGGAGCATCATAGGTTGGGATATATTTCATAACCGAAACctgattgatacttttccagaactttgtcccaGACTTTTTTTTGATAGCACCTTAATCATCATGACGCTGTTACTTtagatattttattaacaaactCTAGGACCTTCCAGAAACAGCATATTGAGATGAAATGACAGGTggactccattcaactaattatatGACTTAGAGTGTAAAGTGAGCGAACAATTTCTAACAATTTGATGATGGCATCTAGTGGGTGACATTAAGATGCTAGCTAAATAGCTATCTGTTCTGTTGCACCCTATTTCTATCAACTACCTGTAAATGGGTCGTTTTCTTCACGAAAGCAGAACGCAACAGTTTGGAGATGTCAGTGGGTTGCCGACTTGATGTAGTTATTGCAAGAAAGGGATATGCGATCAAATATTAAGTAAGTGTTATTTACGTTAAGACAagctgttcctatacttttgctcacataAAAATTGTACGGTCTGCCACCAATGCTGCCATgctccaagttgtttaacacatctgcatgtaaatatcaggaaatgaaagctggaaCTGTAATCtatcgtctcattcatcttttgatctcaaacccagatgtctttagtgtatagcaaaaacaaaagaattcaccttgccgttccaatactttcagatggGACTGTATGAAGCACTGggcagagaaaaaaagaggtcgTAATTTTCCAGTGGCAAAATTTGCACTCAAGCTACATGCCTGTTTTCAGTGTTGCATAGGTGTTTTGGGGAAGGTGTAGGACGGGTCATGGTGATGCTGGGAAGTTGTTTCTCTTGTGGGTTGCAGAGCTCCACAGTGCGCTGCATCAGGGAACTGCCTATCCCCTGGGGTACCGGTAGCATGGCTTCTAGCTGGAAGATGTGATGGGAGTTGACGTGTGGCAGAGCTGTACGGCAGGGCAAAGGGGAGTGAAGGAGCTGATGACAAAGGTGCTCCTCAAAGCCTGAAAATGGCTCGAGCAAATGTGGATCATTTGAGCAGGGGAGGTAGCTTTCCTCTAAAAGGCAGTGAAGAGCGCCTCTGTTCAGCACCTGTGCTTTCTTCAGCACAGGCCTCAGAGGCTGGCAAGCCTGTGCATTGTGTCTGCTCTCGTTCATCAAGTCAGGAGTGACTGGGTAGACACTCTGTACCACTGGACTATGGAATGTGATTCGGGGACCTAGCGACACTTCGTTAGAGGAGGATGAGGGCAGGTGCTGGCAGCTTGCTTTTATAGTCCATGTCTTTTCAGGACGACGGCTCTCACTGAGAGGTGTATACTGAGGATGACCGACTGGACGAGGATGCCGAGTTGAACCTATTTCCACTTTGTCTGGCCTTCAAAAGCAAGAATAAACAGGACAGCATTAAAATTTGATGTGAAGGGTGCACATAAAAAGGGTGTAAATGAAACACTGAGTGAAACCAGTTTTCAGTTGGATTCAGTTGTATGTCCATGTGTGTTTCCTCCGACTCCTCCCCTTTCTTTCTACCCTCCAgtaagtggattggctactcaGAATTGTCTGTAGGAGTTAATGCATGCATGCTGCACTGTGGACTGGTGTATTCCTGTCTCGTGTATAGTGTTACTGGGATAGGTTTTGGATTCTACCacgatcctgaccaggataaagagcttactgaagttatattttacacattttgctaAATAAAGAGTTACTGCATGTGACACAGTAAGTCAAAAGTGGCCCAATTtcaatttgcataaaaataatgatttttttttttttctcaagcaGATCACTGGGATTGCCAAACGCTTCCGTTAGTGGTGTCCCACTTCAAATGTCTCATCTTTTGCCTTTCAGGAAAATAAAGTCATGTTAGGTTTCACTCTCATCTCACACCTTGCTAGTTCCCTTTCTCTCCAAACATttccttcattttattttaatttatttactctCACTGCTGCAGAAGCTGATAGTTATGGAAATATGTATGCGCGTCTAATGTTGCCTTGTTCAACCTTCTCGCTATACCtacatttctctctcccttgcaTTTCTGAGTTTCTGAGCACTTTATGACTGATAAACTCTGAAgtaactctctctcacacacacacatgcactcacttTTATGGTGGTGTGACCAACCAGCCTTTAAATCATCAATAAACAGAAAATAGCTCTGTGTGATTCTGCTGTGCAAGATATTGGCTGTGCACTTTCAGAATTGCACCGGTGGAATTTAATGAACAAGTTATTCACTGCAAAGTAAAGTTCAGCAGAAAACAAGAGCAaaaagcattgtgtgtgtgacacCTGGGCATATTTCagagtgaaaagaaagaaggaaatgtaTTTTCTTGGATAAATGAGAACACTGTAGCCTTTTATCTAACAGTAGTTTCAGAGTTTATTGCCTTCTGTAGTACAGCTCTCTTTAGGGGTGTTTTACCTGCATCCAGCTCGGCATGGTGGCCTCTCCAGGACCGTGGATTTGATGGCAGGGAGAAAGCCCTCGGCACGAGTATATCCAGTACCTTTTACCAGAAGAGTACATCTACAGAAACATGTTAATGTTCCATTTTCACATCAGGTACAGTTTATATGGTGCACCATTTGAATGCTTCAGTTATTTGTTCAGACATTATTAGGAattatttcatatattctaaTGGTGTTATTTCATTACTTGGACGTGACGAGGAGTGGAAGGCTCAAGTCAGAGATGCCTTGTCCTTTGCGGACTGTGCGTGACCTGTTAACCTTAGGGTCAGAGGCTAATGTGTTCATCAGCGTGGGCAGGCTTTTTAAACTCTgaatgtcatcatcatcatcttcatcctgaTGAGCTCCTTTAATGAGATGAGGCAGTCTGCAGGTTACATCCTACAGATTAGACAAACACGGACAcaacataacatttttatagCGCTACTTTGTAAGATCAGCTCAGGAGTTTTCGGGGTATGACTGAATCtaatttttcaaataataataataaaaataataataaactttatttcagAACACCTTTAAAAgaagcttctcaaagcgctgtacacaaaataagcagaacgcagaaaaaaatgataaaagttaataagaacaacaataataatagtaataataaaagtagacatcagcagtcaaatgcaagctTAAAAAAAGTGTatcttgagttgagctttaaaatgccaaaggtctgagcttccctaagttcgAGAGGAAGAGAGCTCCAAAAGgaaggagcagagacagaaaaagcccggtcacccatagattttaagcgtgtttgtggaacagttaacagatcaCACTGTGACGAGCGCAGTCTGTGATCTGGggtgtaaggaattaataaagcagataagtaatgaggagccaagccatgtaatgctttgtatgtcagcatcataattttaaaatcgacacagaacctgaccgggagccagtgcaaggactccagaacaggagtaatatgattgtatttcctggtcccagtcaggctcctggcagcagagttttgtacatattggagtttattgattgtggatttagaagCGCCGGCTAAAACGGCGTTACAGTAATCTATCCGAGTGACAACGAATGAGTCaatcagcttttcagctacAGAGCAGTTTAGCATAGGGCATTATATGTAGCAGGGGTGGAAagcaatgccactatctgtatctgtggtGTTTTCAGTGCTccaaatattaatatttggATTTAAAGCTAAAGTGAGAGTAGCTTAAAGTGGAAGGTGTAGAAATGTACTGTAAGCATGGTCTGGGAATGACTCTggcagttcctcaacctcagctacatcactccagtttaTAATccggccaaaaatgcttaattttgatgcgtttttttccctcaaaaaatttgcgatgcaatttgcagagttgtttgtgcttttgttccggaaaactacttgaattagtgaaattgcaattgcatgaaattgtttgtctttcgcagtgcattttgttggtaaatgagaccttttagctgttctcATATTCAGCGCACATGAATACGAAGAgcgctttgactgaatgtgcgtCGTGATGATGTCAGATGACACATCTTGGTCTGCGTGCGGCACAGGGCAGATTTACTCATcacattacttctgttcagaaaacacgcctcggagagtaaatactaaagttttgTCCCAAACGAAGTACTGTATACTATGTAcagtgtactctaccgtctagtgtgtgaattttagaaaggtaatatcatctcaaatataacactcacgggtttttttttttttttttttttacaaaccggaagtataagccacttcctaggCGACTatgcatgacgtcatacgcacgttaGCATTAACAGACACCCAGaatcaccgacaatgactttcttcagtttactttctgtcagcgttccCTTTTAttacccaacatgacctcagtcaccatcagacggcggagaaatcgtcaagtgactgaggaagaaagtgtgtaacctccaagtcctctaaggcagtggtgcattttacattaaacaccGTGGAAATCAAACATGCACgaggacaaacttatgtttatatccaaaatgctccactgtatgtaaggggcaggggaaactggtgcaagctgcttaaaaggtttagtttaatttaagtttattgatattatatgctgtatcagtgtaacttctgttctttattataatggaagtgatctattagtaacgaggccgcgttgctccacATGTGctgtgtagacgcgctgatacagagtgggAGCGCGAGTGAGATCTCTAATGTCTCactaaaacattatgatcaaaagtaaacacaagtaaaataatattcctaaagacaGCGAGTAacaaaccacaaggtgcagtgaacgtgagattttattataaatttaggactgtagtttaattcggtgctttttgtgcatccataaaaaataatacataaatactataaaatatatatatataaaatataatataaaaatatttattttatagtatttatgcattatttttatggatgcacaaaaagtaccgaattaaactacagtcctaaatttataatatatattctggtgtgtgtgtgtattgggttcttttctgttttggacaaacagttgtgtaaagttttagtctgaattttatatttgtaacacacagtttgtggattttattttaaataaacggggaaaaaaaggtactgaaagtttgccccgccccatagGATtaatccaaataataataaacggccaactaatcgattatgaaactaatcgttagttgcagccctagtttattccaaataatacatttgattaCATCCCTAATCATAAACAAGTAGCCAGTCCCAAAAAGTGTCCATGTCACAATATAATACAGCTGTAATCCTCTCAACTGTTACCTTGTGCTTTCGGATTGAAACCGGTTCAGAGAAGTATGACGGTACTGGAGAAACCTCACGGGATGGAGATTGACTTCTTCTCATCCTACGATGGTTTGTTTTATGGAAATGAACCTCAGCAGGCCTGGTGTCAAGGCAAAAGTTAGACATTACTCCTACTTTTTAGACTACTGCCTTAAAGTAATGATGCTTGAAATTGCATAGAGTATTCATATTTGAAACCACAAATTATGTTTATTAAGGTTTTACAGCTGAATTGCCATATAAAAAGTTTACTACTATCTCTTACCAGTTTGCAGGCTCTTCCATGATTGTGTGTTTATCTGTGATGCCCATTTTCTTCGCTTTACATTACCTCAAGATGagaaacattttagaaaattaGTTGTGTAATCAATAATTCCAAGCCTTTCAATCTTATAAATAatagtttttaattaaagttgAGGTTTTGTTGTGCAGTGATTTCACTATTTCTATAACCAGCATGGTTTCTAGAATTCCATTAGTAATGGGAATGCATTAGCATATAAATTGGTGTTTTGCTGCATTAAAGCAAAGCGTgcactgagggggaaaaaatactttttttgagCCACAATAGTGATAATTTTCCCATTGCTGATCCAGGAGAATCCTGTGCTCAAAGATAAATTAATCAAGTGCACAATCCACCATGAAATAAACCACCATATGCCtcttctctcccccccccccccccttcatgtattctttttttttttttactcaatcTCACATCTGACTGTACACGTTCAATTTAGAATAAAATGAAAGCTTTAAAAGCAACACAGAACAAGAGAAAACTTTTCTTACCATTGCTAGAGTCCCAAAGTTTCAGAGTCCCAAAATACAACAGAAAAATCCAAGTAATAGTAATTTGGT contains:
- the si:dkey-39a18.1 gene encoding uncharacterized protein si:dkey-39a18.1, which codes for MSNFCLDTRPAEVHFHKTNHRRMRRSQSPSREVSPVPSYFSEPVSIRKHKDVTCRLPHLIKGAHQDEDDDDDIQSLKSLPTLMNTLASDPKVNRSRTVRKGQGISDLSLPLLVTSKCENGTLTCFCRCTLLVKGTGYTRAEGFLPAIKSTVLERPPCRAGCRPDKVEIGSTRHPRPVGHPQYTPLSESRRPEKTWTIKASCQHLPSSSSNEVSLGPRITFHSPVVQSVYPVTPDLMNESRHNAQACQPLRPVLKKAQVLNRGALHCLLEESYLPCSNDPHLLEPFSGFEEHLCHQLLHSPLPCRTALPHVNSHHIFQLEAMLPVPQGIGSSLMQRTVELCNPQEKQLPSITMTRPTPSPKHLCNTENRHVA